In Anoplopoma fimbria isolate UVic2021 breed Golden Eagle Sablefish unplaced genomic scaffold, Afim_UVic_2022 Un_contig_11256_pilon_pilon, whole genome shotgun sequence, one genomic interval encodes:
- the LOC129115164 gene encoding mitochondrial import receptor subunit TOM20 homolog has product PLFVLQLPDLKDAEAVQKFFLEEIQLGEELLAQGDYEKGVDHLTNAIAVCGQPQQLLQVLQQTLPPPVFQMLLTKLPSISQRIVSAQSLSEDDIE; this is encoded by the exons CCGTTGTTTGTCCTGCAGCTCCCCGACCTGAAGGACGCTGAGGCGGTGCAGAAGTTCTTCCTGGAGGAGATCCAGCTGGGGGAGGAGCTGCTGGCTCAGG GAGACTATGAGAAAGGTGTTGACCACCTGACCAACGCCATCGCCGTGTGCGGTCAGCCTCAGCAGCTGCTCCAGGTGCTGCAGCAGACTCTGCCTCCGCCCGTCTTCCAGATGCTGCTCACCAAGCTGCCCAGCATCAGCCAG CGTATTGTGAGTGCACAGAGTCTGAGCGAGGACGATATAGAATGA